From Rubripirellula reticaptiva, the proteins below share one genomic window:
- a CDS encoding alpha-L-fucosidase, giving the protein MKRREFLDKAARGTGAAALAVSSVDLWGQESAVQSSAGDPGLTVPSYLTDVADLYQQDPRKAAIKWFQDAKFGLFIHYGLYSLLGRGEWVQIKEKIRVAEYEKLASRFTAEKFDADFITDMTLESGMKYINITTRHHDSFCLFDSKYTDFKSTNTPAKRDLVGELAEQCSAKGLGFYLYYSHGRDWRHPHAPNNWGWGGSARPKYDPPETFYTEGPEHDLQIYVEFMKNQVTELLTNYGPIGGIWLDGIGVPLSRRGKMGQFHTQELYDHIHSLQPQVLASYKQGLLGTEDFKAPERNWKGESNVPLELCDTLQPHGWGYTKSDDGKHKTPEQVMAMLDNAKQMKANLLLNTGPMPDGSIHPEDVKTLKQVGKNLAAGKKKVTDKS; this is encoded by the coding sequence ATGAAACGTCGCGAATTCTTAGACAAAGCTGCCCGAGGCACTGGTGCTGCCGCATTGGCCGTCAGTTCGGTGGACCTGTGGGGGCAAGAATCGGCAGTGCAGTCGTCTGCCGGTGATCCAGGGTTGACGGTGCCCTCGTACTTGACGGACGTCGCGGATCTCTACCAGCAGGATCCTCGCAAAGCAGCGATCAAGTGGTTTCAAGACGCCAAGTTCGGACTATTCATTCACTATGGGCTTTACTCGTTGCTAGGCCGTGGCGAGTGGGTGCAAATCAAGGAAAAGATTCGCGTCGCAGAATACGAAAAATTGGCTAGCCGTTTTACAGCGGAAAAATTCGATGCCGACTTCATCACAGACATGACGCTCGAATCTGGGATGAAGTACATCAACATCACAACGCGTCATCACGATAGCTTTTGTCTGTTCGATTCGAAGTACACGGACTTCAAGAGTACGAACACGCCTGCAAAGCGAGACTTGGTTGGCGAACTTGCCGAGCAATGCAGTGCCAAGGGGCTGGGTTTCTACTTGTACTATTCCCATGGCCGCGATTGGCGGCATCCGCACGCGCCCAACAATTGGGGTTGGGGTGGCTCGGCTCGACCAAAATACGATCCTCCGGAGACGTTCTATACAGAAGGCCCCGAACACGATCTGCAGATTTACGTTGAGTTCATGAAAAATCAGGTCACCGAATTGTTGACCAACTACGGTCCTATTGGCGGCATTTGGTTGGACGGCATCGGCGTGCCGCTGTCACGTCGTGGCAAGATGGGCCAGTTCCATACTCAAGAACTGTACGACCACATCCACTCGCTGCAACCTCAAGTACTGGCATCATACAAACAAGGGCTGTTGGGGACCGAGGACTTTAAGGCACCCGAGCGGAACTGGAAGGGCGAGTCCAATGTGCCACTGGAACTATGCGATACGTTACAGCCACACGGTTGGGGTTACACGAAATCCGATGACGGCAAGCACAAGACGCCCGAGCAAGTGATGGCGATGCTGGACAACGCGAAACAGATGAAGGCGAACTTGCTATTGAACACCGGCCCGATGCCCGACGGTTCGATTCATCCCGAAGACGTAAAGACATTGAAACAGGTGGGCAAAAACTTGGCGGCCGGCAAAAAGAAAGTCACCGATAAGTCGTAG
- a CDS encoding sugar-binding protein: protein MKTVTETEKAAATGVMATAVKGTPVVDGEIDEVWSTATPIKVDRPIDELTQVSKVEMSTADVRVLWSKDQLSVLWQVNDSQLSAKSSDDWAHDSIELFVDRNHAASASYEADDAQYRVNFEGMISGLGTGFSESDVKAVSTKTESGYLVEMSINMTDSPLHAGDQLGLELQVNNDDGSGDRVSVAKWSHAENDSWESTENFGTLTLK from the coding sequence GTGAAAACGGTTACCGAAACGGAAAAAGCGGCTGCGACGGGCGTTATGGCAACTGCCGTCAAGGGAACGCCAGTCGTTGATGGTGAAATCGACGAAGTTTGGAGCACAGCCACGCCAATCAAGGTCGACAGGCCGATTGACGAGTTGACTCAGGTATCCAAAGTAGAAATGTCAACGGCAGACGTTCGCGTGCTCTGGAGCAAGGATCAGCTCTCGGTGCTGTGGCAGGTCAATGACTCGCAACTTTCGGCGAAATCCAGTGACGATTGGGCGCATGATTCGATCGAGCTTTTCGTGGATCGAAACCACGCAGCGTCAGCGTCCTACGAAGCGGATGATGCTCAGTACAGAGTCAATTTTGAGGGCATGATCAGCGGCCTCGGCACCGGTTTCTCGGAATCAGATGTCAAGGCAGTGAGCACGAAGACAGAATCCGGCTATCTCGTCGAGATGTCGATCAACATGACCGATTCGCCACTTCATGCCGGTGATCAGCTTGGTTTGGAACTTCAAGTCAACAATGACGACGGCAGCGGCGATCGCGTATCAGTTGCGAAGTGGAGCCATGCTGAAAACGATTCATGGGAGAGCACTGAGAACTTCGGAACCTTGACGTTGAAATAG